A DNA window from Pseudomonas tohonis contains the following coding sequences:
- a CDS encoding ATP-binding protein, with protein sequence MQQTGTQRIAKIRRDYNSWVADETLEDYALRYTPRSFRKWSELRIANTALGAVSFLALEAIGGALAISYGFTNTLWAVLAVSLVIFLTGLPISYYAARYGVDMDLLTRGAGFGYIGSTITSLIYASFTFLFFALEAAIMALALELYFGIPLALAYVICSVIIIPLVAFGITLINRLQMWTQPVWLVLLLLPYVFVIARNPGALGDLASFAGRDGEAGVFNPLHFGAACTVALALVTQIGEQVDYLRFLPQKTRANRKRWWAAMLLAGPGWIIPGALKMLGGAFLAFLALQHEIPLDRAAEPTQMYLVAFNYVFASPQWALGAMVLFVIVSQVKINVTNAYAGSLAWSNFFARITHSHPGRVVWLVFNVAIALMLMELGVFEAIEQVLGLYANIAIAWIGALVADLVINKPLGLSPRHIEFKRAHLYDINPVGVGAMLIASLLSVLAHAGLLGSIAQAASPMVALVSAMAVAPLLAWLTGGRYYIARESDPALLHPLREKVACTLCSNDFEREDTAFCPAYGAPICSLCCSLDARCGDACKPRARLSEQFDDLVRWLLPNASVPRLHTRLAHYLGVLAVIVILLFCALALIYSQVSQGLEHAPADAAQTLYQAFLKAFLTLSLFAAILAWWVVLTRESRHVALEESNRQTTLLMQEIEAHRKTDEALQKAKEASEAANAAKSRYVTGLSHELRTPLNSILGYTQILQRDGLTPEPHKEALATIFRSGSHLLSLIDGLLDVAKIEAGKLQLEPSEIPFPEFLQQLQHMFSPQAEEKGLAFRYEPSGRLPVVVRGDEKRIRQILINLLGNAVRFTDSGEVRLRVSYLRETATFEIIDTGIGIAPDQIERIFQPFERGDPLRQDNGVGLGLTITRMLIALMGGDIRVHSRPGQGTSFQVRLFLSEVRVPQAVVHVEHDIIGYQGARRRVLLVDDHIEHRRVLAGMLEPLGFEIVQAADGQEAVRQVALLHPDLILMDLSMPHMDGWETSRLIRRNVQSRAPIIVISANAFADDRERSVAADCNDYLAKPVHTPALLEKIKEHLGLEWLKRPLEDTRAERDGERPSPTALEALRELSELGHVKGILERLDAIEREEPRCAAFLAGLRQRARRFQLNEFNALLKAAGSPTPRVDLARE encoded by the coding sequence GTGCAACAGACCGGTACGCAACGCATCGCCAAGATCCGCCGCGACTACAACAGCTGGGTCGCCGACGAGACGCTGGAGGACTACGCGCTGCGCTATACGCCGCGCTCCTTCCGCAAATGGTCGGAGCTGCGCATCGCCAACACCGCCCTCGGTGCCGTGTCCTTCCTCGCCCTGGAAGCCATCGGCGGCGCCCTGGCCATCAGCTACGGCTTCACCAACACCCTGTGGGCGGTGCTGGCGGTGAGCCTGGTGATCTTCCTCACCGGCCTGCCCATCAGCTACTACGCCGCACGCTACGGCGTGGACATGGACCTGCTCACCCGGGGCGCCGGCTTCGGCTACATCGGCTCGACCATCACCTCGCTGATCTACGCCAGCTTCACCTTCCTGTTCTTCGCCCTGGAGGCGGCGATCATGGCGCTGGCCCTGGAGCTGTATTTCGGCATCCCGCTGGCGCTGGCCTACGTCATCTGCTCGGTGATCATCATTCCCCTGGTGGCCTTCGGCATCACCCTGATCAACCGCCTGCAGATGTGGACGCAGCCGGTGTGGCTGGTGCTGCTGTTGCTGCCCTACGTCTTCGTCATCGCCAGGAATCCCGGGGCGCTCGGCGACCTGGCCAGCTTCGCCGGGCGCGACGGCGAGGCCGGTGTCTTCAACCCGCTGCACTTCGGCGCCGCCTGCACCGTGGCCCTGGCGCTGGTGACGCAGATCGGCGAGCAGGTGGACTACCTGCGCTTCCTGCCACAGAAGACCCGCGCCAACCGCAAGCGCTGGTGGGCGGCGATGCTCCTGGCCGGCCCCGGCTGGATCATCCCCGGCGCGCTGAAGATGCTCGGCGGCGCCTTCCTCGCCTTCCTCGCCCTGCAGCACGAGATCCCCCTGGATCGCGCCGCCGAGCCGACGCAGATGTACCTGGTGGCCTTCAACTACGTGTTCGCCTCGCCGCAATGGGCGCTCGGCGCCATGGTGCTGTTCGTCATCGTCAGCCAGGTGAAGATCAACGTCACCAACGCCTACGCCGGCTCCCTGGCCTGGTCGAACTTCTTCGCCCGCATCACCCACAGCCACCCCGGCCGCGTGGTCTGGCTGGTGTTCAACGTGGCCATCGCGCTGATGCTGATGGAGCTGGGGGTGTTCGAGGCCATCGAGCAGGTGCTGGGGCTCTACGCCAACATCGCCATCGCCTGGATCGGCGCCCTGGTGGCGGACCTGGTGATCAACAAGCCGCTGGGCCTGTCGCCGCGGCACATCGAGTTCAAGCGCGCGCACCTCTACGACATCAACCCGGTGGGCGTCGGCGCCATGCTGATCGCCTCGCTGCTCTCGGTGCTGGCCCATGCCGGGCTGCTCGGCAGCATCGCCCAGGCGGCCTCGCCCATGGTGGCGCTGGTCTCGGCGATGGCGGTGGCGCCGCTGCTGGCCTGGCTCACCGGCGGGCGCTACTACATCGCCCGGGAAAGCGACCCGGCGCTGCTCCATCCGCTGCGGGAGAAGGTCGCCTGCACCCTGTGCAGCAACGATTTCGAGCGCGAGGACACCGCCTTCTGCCCGGCCTACGGCGCGCCCATCTGCTCCCTGTGCTGCTCGCTGGACGCCCGCTGCGGCGATGCCTGCAAGCCCCGGGCGCGGCTCTCGGAGCAGTTCGACGACCTGGTGCGCTGGCTGCTGCCCAACGCCTCGGTGCCGCGCCTGCACACGCGCCTGGCCCACTACCTGGGGGTGCTGGCGGTGATCGTGATCCTGCTGTTCTGCGCCCTGGCGCTGATCTACAGCCAGGTTTCCCAAGGCCTGGAACACGCCCCGGCGGACGCCGCGCAGACGCTCTACCAGGCCTTCCTCAAGGCCTTCCTGACCCTCTCGCTGTTCGCCGCGATACTCGCCTGGTGGGTGGTGCTGACCCGCGAGAGCCGCCATGTGGCGCTGGAGGAGTCGAACCGCCAGACCACCCTGCTGATGCAGGAGATCGAGGCCCACCGCAAGACCGACGAGGCGCTGCAGAAGGCCAAGGAAGCCTCGGAGGCGGCCAACGCGGCGAAGAGCCGCTACGTCACCGGGCTGTCCCACGAGTTGCGCACGCCGCTCAACAGCATCCTCGGCTACACCCAGATCCTGCAGCGCGACGGCCTCACCCCGGAGCCGCACAAGGAGGCCCTGGCGACCATCTTCCGCAGCGGCTCGCACCTGCTGTCGCTGATCGACGGGCTGCTCGACGTGGCCAAGATCGAGGCCGGCAAGCTGCAACTGGAGCCGAGCGAGATCCCCTTCCCCGAGTTCCTCCAGCAGTTGCAGCACATGTTCAGCCCGCAGGCCGAGGAGAAGGGCCTGGCCTTCCGCTACGAGCCCAGCGGGCGCCTGCCGGTGGTGGTGCGCGGCGACGAGAAGCGCATCCGCCAGATCCTCATCAACCTGCTGGGCAACGCCGTGCGCTTCACCGACAGCGGCGAGGTGCGGCTGCGGGTCAGCTACCTGCGCGAGACCGCCACCTTCGAGATCATCGACACCGGCATCGGCATCGCGCCGGACCAGATCGAGCGCATCTTCCAGCCCTTCGAACGGGGCGACCCGCTGCGCCAGGACAACGGCGTCGGGCTCGGCCTGACCATCACCCGCATGCTCATCGCCCTGATGGGCGGCGACATCCGCGTGCACAGCCGGCCGGGCCAGGGCACCTCGTTCCAGGTGCGGCTGTTCCTGTCCGAGGTGCGCGTACCGCAGGCGGTGGTGCACGTCGAGCACGACATCATCGGCTACCAGGGCGCGCGCCGCCGCGTGCTGCTGGTGGACGACCATATCGAGCACCGCCGGGTGCTGGCCGGCATGCTGGAGCCGCTGGGCTTCGAGATCGTCCAGGCCGCCGATGGCCAGGAGGCGGTGCGCCAGGTGGCCCTGCTGCACCCGGACCTGATCCTCATGGACCTGTCGATGCCGCACATGGACGGCTGGGAGACCAGCCGCCTGATCCGCCGCAACGTGCAATCGCGGGCGCCGATCATCGTCATTTCCGCCAACGCCTTCGCCGACGACCGCGAGCGCAGCGTGGCGGCCGACTGCAACGACTACCTGGCCAAGCCGGTGCACACCCCGGCCCTGCTGGAGAAGATCAAGGAGCACCTGGGCCTGGAATGGCTCAAGCGTCCGCTCGAGGACACCCGCGCCGAACGGGACGGCGAGCGGCCCTCGCCCACCGCCCTGGAGGCGCTGCGCGAGCTGAGCGAACTGGGCCACGTGAAGGGCATCCTCGAACGCCTGGACGCCATCGAGCGCGAGGAGCCCCGCTGCGCCGCCTTCCTCGCCGGCTTGCGCCAGCGCGCGCGGCGCTTCCAGCTCAACGAGTTCAATGCGCTGCTGAAAGCGGCCGGCAGCCCCACCCCCCGCGTCGACCTGGCGCGCGAATAG